The Lacticaseibacillus rhamnosus DNA window TGTGACCCGCGATCAAGGGTTCCAGTTAGTGGCAGATGCCAAGAAGATTAATCCCAATCTGAAGGTGACAATTTTACGCTGGAACGCTCCGGGATGGGCCAAAACAAACGATCAGATTTACACTTGGTACAAGAACTCGATTTTGAACGCGTATCGTACATATGGCTATATGGTCGACTATGTTAATCCGGGGTTAAATGAGCATAAGCCGGATCTGGCGTGGGCTAAAGAATATGCAAAGCGCGTTAAAACCGATAACACCGGCTTCAAGAATGACACAGAACGTCAACTTTATAACAAGATCAAAGTGGTCATTTCCGATGAGGTCGGCGTTGGTAGTTTTGGTAAGGATATGGTCACCGATTCATCCTTACGAAACGCGGTTACGGCAGCCGGCTATCACTACTCAACCGAAGATGACAGCGCTAAGAACTTCACGGCACTTGCTGATAAGTACGACAAGGAAGTGTGGAATAGTGAAGCTCAGGCCACTTTTGGCAACTCCGACTACCGGCCTAATTCGGGCACCGGAATCGGTGGAGCAGGTAGCTCATTAGAAATGGCCAACACCATCGTGAAAGGCTTTACCGATTCACGGCGGACGAATTTTATCTATCAACCGGCGATTGCGGCTTTCTATGAAGGCGGTCAATACTCATCTAAGAGTGTCCTGCAGGCAACCGATCCATGGTCAGGGTGGACGAATAGTGATGTTGCGATTGATGTGCTTGCCCAATTCAGTAAATTTGCCAAACTTGGTTGGGAAAATAGCGACAATACGTCTGGTATCTGGCGCGCCGTATCTCAGGCAAGTGTTTCCACGGCAACGGGTTCCAATAATGTCAACGGCCGCAACGGTTTGGCTAACTATTTAACCCTTGCTTCACCGGATAAAAAGGATTTTTCCACGGTTATCGTCAATGATAGTAAGTACACGAAGCACTATCAGATCTCGGCTTCCAACATGGCTTATAAAGGAACTCCGACCCTTGAGGAATGGGAAACACGGGCAGCTGATACGACTGCAAAAGATGCGTATGACAGCAATTACCTCAAACATGTTGGCGATGTCCAAGCTGATAGCAAAGGTGTTTATACCGTTACGGTTAAACCATTTTCAATCAAGACGGTCACCACGCTTGATAAGGCAAAGGATTCCGATTTAAACCAAGGCATATCGGCTTCATCGAACAAGCAGCGGACGGTACTTGATACCGATGCCAATGGTAAAGGGACTGACACCTCAGACACGACCTTGTATGCAGATAACTTTGAATATGGCGGTAAGAAAGTTGCCACGCTGAATGCTGATGGCACTAGCAACACCGCAAAGACTGAAGACTTCATAACATCGCGCGGTGGTGACGAAGGCTTCTATCCGTTGTATACATTTAATCGTAATGGGACACTTGAAGGCTACAAGACGACAAATGCCAAGTCAGGTCATTACGTTTTACGCCAGCAGTTGGACTCAACGGTGGTCGAACCGGGCGGGGCTTGGAACGATGGCGATGCGTTGGCATGGATCGGCGACAATCGCTGGATGAATTACAAAGCCAGCACGGATGTCTCATTTGAAGATAAAGGCACCCATGGCAGCGCAAATTATGCTTCGATCGGTGCACGTCAGCAGGCTGATTCAGGCCCGGCAGCCTACCTGAAATTCTGGCAGGATGGTGGCTGGTCATTGCATATCGGCAGTCAGTCAGTTGCAAGCGGCAATGTCGCCACCGGTCAAGGCGGCACCAAGATTTCCGGCTTCGATACAACGAATACGGCTTGGCACAATATTGCCATTCAGGCAGCAGGCAATACCATCACGGCTTCCATTGATGGCCAAAAGGTTGCTGATGGCAAGGTCACGTCTGAGCTTTCCGGACGAGTCACTTTAGGCAGCGGCTACTTCCACACTGACTTTGATAACCTGAAAGTTGAAACTGTCAAAGGCTATACCCCGTACTATTCGCAGCAAATCGATGACTTAGAGATGTACGACACATCTGCCACACCAAAACAACAACTGGTTTATAACGATCACTGGACGCACGAAACCGGACAAGGTATGTACTTGCGGGACCGGACAGTTTCCAAGAATACAGGCGCCGGTGCTACCCTTACGTATACGTTCACTGGGACCGGTCTGGATATTTGTGGCAACAATGATGGCTCAGCGAAGTTGGATGTGACGGTTGATGGCAAACAAGTCGCAACAGATGCTGCAACCAACAAGGCTGACAATCTCGGGCAGACCTACACATTACGAAATTTGAAGTACGGCCAGCATACCGTGACGTTCACTGTCAAAAGCGGTACGTTAGCAGTTGATTATGTCGGTGTCGTCCCAAGTGACACCATTGCCGATTTCAGCAAGCTGCAAACGGCGTACGATAAAGTCAAAGATGTCACGAACGCTGATAACAAGTACACGTCATCAAGTTGGACATCGTTTCAAAAAGTTTTATTAGCAGCAAAAAATGTCCTTGCAGACACGACGGCTTCGCAAAACGATATTGATACGGCCCTCAAAAATCTCAACACAGCATATGCCGCCTTGGCGCTTAACCCAGACAAGACAAAACTGCAAACGGCTTATGATAAGGCAAAAGCTGTGACTAACCCAAGCGATAAGTACACGGACGCCAGCTGGAAAGTATTCCAGACCGCATTAACGGATGCGCAGGACGTTCTCGCTAACGCCAACGCAACTCAAAATGATGTCGACAGCGCCTTGAAGAATCTAAATCAGGCAGCCTCTGACTTAGTGCTGAACCCAGCCAAGCCAGATAAGACGAAACTTCAGGCTGCATACGATAAGAATAAGGCGGTTACGAATCCAGACGACAAGTATACAAGTGAAAGTTGGCAGGCATTACAGACGGCGTTATCAGATGCGCAAAAGGTTCTTACCGACACCAACGCAACCCAAAATGATGTCGACAGCGCCTTGAAAAGTCTGAACCAGGCAGCCACTGACTTAACGTTGAACCCGGCCAAACCAGGTAAGACGAAGCTTCAGGCTGCATACGATAAGAATAAGACGGTTACGAATCCAGACGACAAGTACACAAGTGAAAGTTGGCAGGCATTCCAGAAGGCGTTATCAGATGCGCAAAAGGTTCTCGCTGACACCAACGCGACCCAAGACAGTCTTGATACAACCTTGCAAAAGCTGAATAACGCTTATGCTGGCTTAAAGCTTAACAGCCAAAAACCAGATAAGTCGGCACTACAGACGGCTTATGACAAAGACAGTACAGTGACCAACCAAGCTAATAAGTACACGACCGCAAGTTGGACAACCTTCCAGTCAGCACTTGCTAATGCGAAAAAAGTGCTGGCAGACACTGACGCGGTTCAAGCAGATGTTGATACGGCTTTGCAGAAGTTAAATAATGCTTATGACGGCTTAACCCTTAGCCCGGATAAATCGGCACTGCAAACGGTACTCACAGAGGCACAAACGCTCAGTCATTCAGCAGTAACTGGCGACCACGAAGGTAACTACCCAGCAGATGCGCTTAAAACCCTCCAAGTTGCGATCGACACCGCCAAGAAAGTCGCGGATAACCCTGATGCTTCAAAAGATGATATCGACACTGCAGCATCGACATTAAAACAAGCGGTCACGGCCTTCAAACAGACCGTTGTGACCGTTAACCGCGACCAGCTAACACAGCTCGTCACCGAGTCGCAAACCTTGCGTGCCGATGATTACACCCAGAACAGCTGGACGCCTTATCAGCAAGCAGTAGCAGCAGCACAAAAACTGTTAGCAGGTAAGCCGAGTCAGCAAGAATTAGATGCAGCCGCAACCGCACTGAAGAAAGCCAAAACCAGTCTTGTCGCAGCGCCAACAGGTAAGCTGCCATCAACAGGTGATGCTTCATCCGAAAGTGCCAGTTCTAGCGAAGAAACAGCTTCCTCATCAACAGCCAAGTATCCAAGTACAGGTGAATCACAGCTGTCACTGGCCGTTACGATGGCAGCAGTCGTTTTCCTCATTGGCATCAGCGGCTTTGCATGGTTCTTACACCAGAAGGGGAAAGCTAAATAATCAAGCACGTAAAGTGAACGACTAGATAAGCTTAAGACCCCTGACTATGGAAGATCAAAACTAAATAAAGAGGCTCTAGGGACGATTGAAGTGTCCCTAGAGTCTCTTTTTGGCTGATGGTCAAATATAGAGATGAAAAATACTGGAAAAAGTGTCGCAGCCATCTCCAAGGTAATGACTACCCAAAATTGTCAGCAAACAACGCTTAACATACCAAGAATAGTATTTGGAGATATAACTAAAAAACACTTGCCGGGAGTGTCCTTCATGGCAAGTGTTTTTGGTAGTTAACAAAAGTAGATCAGTCTTTTATAGTGATAGATTTTTCTTTACTTACCAGCCCGAATGGCATCAAGCTTGGCCCGATACTTCTTAGCTGTAGCAGTGACGCCAGCATAGTCGCCGGTTTTGGCTGCGGCGGTGAGGTTGCTGCCGGCACCGACTAAGGTAACGCCGGCATCGAACCAGGTTTCGAGGTTATCAAGCGACACACCACCGGTTGGCATAATGGCCAGCTGCGGGAATGGGCCGTGAAGTGCTTTGACCATAGCCGGACCAGCAACACTGCCAGGGAAGACCTTCACGAGATCGACGCCAGCTTCAAGCGCGGTTTGGATTTCGGTTGGGGTGAAGCAGCCTGGGGTGTAAGGAATTGAGTAAAGGTTGCAGATCTTGGCAACGTCAGCATTGAAGCTTGGGCTGACGATAAACTTGGCGCCGGCAATGATAGCCAGACGCGCGGTTGCAGGATCAAGAACCGTTCCGGCACCGATCAGGACGTCTTCACGGTCACCATACTTTTCACTGAGTTCATCCAATGCCTTGTCAGCATGCGGGACGGTGAAAGTAAGCTCAATACCCGTAACGCCGCCAGCAATCACGGCATCAACGGTTTTGACCGCTTCATCAGCATCGTCACCGCGGACAACGGCGACACAGCCGGTGTTAATTAAGCGATTAAGATAGTCATATTTTTGCATGGTTGTTTTTTTCTCCTTAGACGTGTTCTGTAGTGAAGAAAATCAAATGGGATGCTTAAAAGAATTGAGTGTCTCACGCGCGCTCAGTTTTATTAAGACTGGTTTGCATGAACTTGTCAAGCTGTTGTCGCGTTGGGTAACCGGTGTTGTCGCCGGGTGATTGAATCGCTAAGGCACCGATAGCATTACCGCGGCTGGCTGCTTCGGCCGGTGAGCGACCTTCCAGTAAGGCGCTGATGACGCCTAATGCAAAGCCATCGCCTGCGCCCACCGTATCGACAATGTGTTCGGCCGGAAAACTTGGCAGTAACTGTCCAGGCACATCACGGCCTAACAGATACGCACCTTGTTTACCGACTTTGACAATGACCAGTTGCGTTTGCTCACTTTGATTGAGATAGAAGTGAGCGATGGTTTCCGGATCATCACTGCCGACGAGAATTTTTCCTTCTGCGGCACCCGGCAGCACGATCGATGCACTTTTGGCCAACGAATTAATCGTTGTCACCATGGTGTTCTGATCAGGCCATAGTGCTGGGCGCAAATTGGGGTCGAACGTGATCAGAATGCGATTGCTGATCAAACGTTTCATCAGCCGCTTAGTTGCAGCCAGCGTTGATGCCGAGGCGGCTGGAAAGATACCGGTAATGTGGGCAAGTTTGACGCCGGCCAAGTCAATCCGATCAATCGCCGCGGGATCAAAATGCGCTGCCGCTGATCCTGCCCGCAGATAGTAGGTGTTAGGATCGCCATGCGTCACACGCGCCTTGAACTCGATGCCGGTTGGATAACGTGAAGTCGTGGTTACATTGTCGGAACCGATGCCGGCTGCTGTGAGTTGTTGGCGAATGAAAATGCCATTCGGGTCTTCACCGAGATGCGTAATGTACTCGACGGAATGGCCGAGTCGACTCAATCCAACGGCAACATTTAACTCAGCGCCAGCCAGATACTTGGTAAAATGTTTGGCGGCCGCTAATGGCACATCTGCTTCTTCAGCGGCAAAGACGACTAGCGGTTCACCGATTGTCAGGCATTCATTCACGTGTGATCGTACTCCTTTAAGCGTTTAATCGTTGTTATTGTCGTAGAAACCAAAGTAGTCATGCGCGTTCCCATAGCTGATATTCTTGACAATCCGGCCAAGGGCATCAAGGTCATATGGCACTCGACCCTGTTCGACCAGTTCACCATAGAAGTTGCACAGTACCCGACGGAAGTATTCATGCCGCGGATAAGACAGGAAACTACGCGAATCTGTTAACATGCCGACAAAGTTTGGTAACAGGCTTTGTTGCGCAAAAGTCTGAAGCTGCCGATGCATCCCTTCAGCCGTATCATTAAACCACCAGGCAGCACCTAATTGCAGGTGTTGTTTATCGCCTTGGCCAACGAAGCTTTGTAACATGGTGATGAGTGGTAGCCAATCATTTGGATTCAGGGAATAGAAGATCACTTTTGGCAGTGGGCCACGCGCGTCCATCGCTTGGAAAAGATCCCGGAACTCGCCGACCAAATCAGGTTGACTGCCCATCGCATCGAAGCCGGTGTCGGGACCGATCTTTTTCAAGTTCGGTAAGCTGAGACTGCGATCAACATTGGCATGGAACTGCATCGTCCAGTTGAACTCCCGGTTGAGATCCATCAGCATTTCAACGAGTCCGGTGAGATACTGATCATTTTCAACATCGCTGACTGGCCGGTTTTCAATGCCTTTCTTGATAATGGTATCAAGTGCTTCTTGATCGACTGGGCGGTAGTGGAAGCTGTTGAGGCCGTGGTCAGAAAGGTGGCCACCATGCTCGGCAAAGAAGGTGAAGCGTTGTTTCATGGCTTTCTTCAAAGAAGCAAAGTCGGTGATTTCAACGCCTGCTGCTTTGCCAAGGGTTTGTAAGTAGTCGCCGTAAGTATTAGCACAGATCGCCATTAACTTATCAGGGCGCATCGCTGGCAAAACCTTGAAGCCATTGGTGTCTTCATCGTTAGCAATGAGTTCGTGGTAGTGCAAGTCGCTGGCTGGATCATCGGTGGTGCAGACAACTTCGACATGACTGCGCCGAATCAACGCGCGCGGCGTAAACTCAGGGGTAGCCAGTTTGGCGTTGGTGAGATCCCAGACTTTTTTGGCGGTGTCACGACTCAATACCAGATCACTGCCGAAGAAACGGCGCAGTTCGAGATGAGTCCATTCAAACACAGGGTTGCCCCAAGCATTTTCCATGGTTTTGCACCAGGCGACAAACTTCTCGTAGTCATCGCCATCGCCAGTGATGAGTTCTTCAGGGACACCATTAGCCCGTTCCAGGCGCCACTTGTAGTGATCGCCGTATGTGCCTTCGTTTAACCAAATGCGGGTGATGTTCTTGAAGTTACGATTTTCATAGATTTCCTGCGGGTTAAGATGACAGTGAAAATCAATAATCGGCAGGTCAGCAGCATATTGATGAAATAGTTGCTTAGCCGGCTCATTGGTTAAGAGAAAATCATCGTCCAAAAAAGCCATTACTTTGCGCTCCCTTTTTCTAATGCTTCCCAGAGGCCGTTTAGATAGGTGATGCCTAAAGCACGATCGTATAAACCATAGCCAGGGCGGCCATTTTCGCCCCAGATGTTACGGCCGTGGTCAGGACGGATGTAGCCATCGTAATCAAGGTCGTGCAAGGCCTTCATGATTTCGTACATATCCAGCGAACCATCCTTGGAAAGGTGATCGGATTCGTGGAAGTCGCCTTCTTTGTTGATGAACTCGATGTTACGGGCGTGGATAAAAGGTGCCCGATCTTTTTTGACAAATTCACGGATGATGGCTGGTACATCGTTGTTTGGATTTTCGCCTAAGGAACCGGTGCAGATGGTAAACCCATTGTACCGAGATTCATGCATGCTTTCAATAATCCGCATGTCTTCGGCGTTCTTGTAAACTCGCGGCAAGCCAAAGAGCTCGCGCGGCGGATCATCCGGGTGCATGGCCATGCGAACATCATACTTTTCACAGGTTGGAATGATGGCATCGAGGAAGTACTTCATGTTTTCGCGTAATTTAGCGGCATCAACGTCAGCATAAGCTTTGAATAAGCGTTCGATTTCAGCCAGACGTTCCGGTTCCCAGCCAGGAAGAACATAGCCTTCTGAGTTGTTACGAACCGAATCGATAATATCGTGCGGATCGTCTTTTAGATATTGATGTTGAAAAGCCATGACATTGCTACCGTCTTCTAGCTGATAGTGGAGATTGGTCCGCAGCCAGTCAAAGATCGGCATGAAGTTGTAGCAAATGACCTTGATCCCATATTCAGAAAGGTTCTTGATGGTTTCCTTGTAGTTTTCGATATACTTGTCACGTGATGGCAGGCCAATCTTAATGTCATCGTGAATGTTGACGGATTCGATGACTTCCAGTTTTAAGCCGGCATCTTCAACTTGTTTCTTCAGTGCGGCAATTTTTTCCTTGGGCCAAACTTCACCTACCGGAACATCGAAAAGCGCACCGACAACTTGTTGCGTACCGGGAATCTGACGAATTTGCTGTAAGGTGATGGGGTCATCTTTTTCGCCGAACCAGCGAAAACCCATTTTTAAATCTGACATAAATTAAAGCTCCTTTTCATGATCTTGACGAAATTGTTCAAGGGTCTTAGTCACTGCACCTGGGCCGGCAATGAGTTTCTTGAAGTCGGCTTCTACTTGGTCAGCCAAACCGATTTGATAAAGGTCGTGGCCAAAGATCTGGGCATTGCTCAAGATTGGCTTGAGTGCGGTGTGGACATCGGCATCGCTACCTAACTTGATGTCGGCAACATATGGCTGCAACTGATCCAATAATGGGTCGCGGCTTGGGGTGAAGTCGTTACCTTTATCATCCACTGCCATCAGGTAACGGCACCATCCGGCAAGAATGAGCGGAATTGCCTTAAGCTGCTTAACGCTTTCAGGATCCTTGTCTAAGTAGTGCTGGATCGTCACGCCATAACGAATTGGCAATTTCTGTGAAGTGTCGCTGGCAATCCGTTGCGGGGTATCGGGAATATTCTTGTTTGGCAAGCGCTTGGTGACCAGCTGATCCAGAAACTTCTTAGGATCGATAATCTTAGGATCCTTCACAACTGGCAGATCTTCTTTATAGCCAAGGTACTTGATCAAAGTGAGCAAATTAGGATTTTCAACTTCAGCAGCAATTGACGTGTAGCCAAGGAGGTTACCATAAATAGCCAAAGCCGTGTGCAATGGATTCAAGCAAGCGGTGACCTTCATCTGATCGGCATCGTTAACGGTGTCGCGATCGGTGAGGATGACACCGGCATTTTCCAGCGCCGGACGACCATTTGGGAAGCTGTCTTCAATGACGAGGTAGTGGGTTTCTTCCGTATTACCAAATGGCGCAATATTGGTGTGCTTAGGTGTGTGCACGATGGTGGTGTCTTCAAAACCTTCTGCCTTAAGTTTGTCGGCAACGTTTTGCGCCGGGTTCGGTGTGATCCGATCAATCATGGACCATGGGAAGCTGACTTGCTTAGGATCGGTCAGATAATCGATGAAGCCTTGGGTGACGGTCCCGTGTTTAGCCCAGCCCTTGGCAATTGTCAAAATGCCGTTTTCATAACGTTTGCCGTTTTCAGAGAAGTTGTCGGTGCTGACCATGGCAATTGGCTTGGCACCGGCTTCGTAACGTGCCAAAAGTAGGCGCGCAATGGCACCCATGTTGGTCGTCGCATCATCTGGCTTACCTGCGATATCAGCTTCGGCAGCTGGTGTCAGTTTGCCGTTGATGTCAGTCAGTTGATAGCCTTTTTCGGTAATGGACATCGTAACGAGTTGCAGTGAAGGCTTCGTGAAGATTTCTTTTAAATGTTCCCAGCCTTCAGGATTGGTCTTGTTGTAGTAAATCGCTTCGGCAACACTGGCGATCAGTGTCTTATCAAGTGTGCCGTCTGGTTGCATAACCACTTGCAACACGCGATCGTTATATGGCTTGTAGATATCGGCAGGCACATCGCCATCATAAGTTTCGGCAACAACCACACCAGACTTTAAGCTGCCATTATTGAGCAAGTCCTGCGCAATCTTTGCATGAAAGCAGCGGAAAAGATTGCCGCCGCCGAAGTGAACCCATACAGGATTGGCCTCAGTTGTCTGTTTCATTTGTTCTTGGTCGAATTGCGGAACAGCGATACCAGCCGCTTTGAAGTCAGCAGCCTTTGCTTGATAATCGTCGGTTAGCTTAACCAAAATGATGAACCTCCTTATATATTAATATATCAGTTTCACACACTTAATATAGCACGTGCGGGTTAAAATGGAAAGCGCTATCAGAATACTTTTAACATTTTAATTCAAAAAATATTTCTGTATAGGCTCTGAACCATTAAAAAAGAAAAAGTCGAATCAACAACAGTTATCCGCGTTGTTTGATTCCGACTTTTCCGACGTTATTTCTTGTTAGCATTCACACCTTTGCCCGGTGCCCAGTCGTCCATCAGATTTGCCGGATAAGGATTCAGCTTGAAGTCTTCATCCTGACGCGGCGCACTTTCATTGACGGGACCAAATGCCTTATGAAGCGTTACGGTTCCCCATGCCGGAACGGTAACATGCTGCCAAGTAACCGGGCCGTCATTGTTGATGGTAACGGCGGCGTCCAACGGCTTGCCGGATGGGTTGTAGAGGTGAGCAGCAATGGCGCCATCGGGAGCAAGAAAGGCAACGGAGCCTAAGCCACCGGTGTAGCCATCTTGCGTGTAGTTGGTGGAGCCAATCACAATAGATCCCGGAACAACATCTTGGTTGAAGTTACGCAGCATGTAGTATTCCAGGTTACGTTGAACTTTACCGGTTGTGTGATCAATGGTGACAACCCCGCGACGGCCAGTTGACCCTACCTGGTTTGGCAAGCCCCGTTCGTCCAAGGCAATGTTCCAAAGATCAATCATGTTCAAGCCTTGACGCACGAGCCAATTACCGATCAAGCCAAACATAATATGAGAAGCATCTTCTGGTGTTTCTTCGATCATGCAGCGGCGTTCGGTCATGGCGAGTTTCCAGTTTGGATTCAGGCGACTGCCTTTAAACAAGTTGGTGTAAGGACCATCGTAGGTATGGAAGGCAAAACCATCAAATGCAGCCGCTTCATCAGGGGTCACCAACTCGCTTAGTGGCTTGTCGATGACATCAAGGACGTTTAAACTGCCATCCCAGAAGTAAATCTTGGTATCAGGGAAGGTCTTGTCCAAAGCCGGGCGAAGGAACTTGTAGCCAAAGTGTGCCAGTTCCGGAATCTTCCAGATCATGGCTGGCCATGCAGCTGCATTGGAAGGTTCGTTTTGGATCGTGATGGCGTAAATCGGAATGCCATACTTGCGATATTCTTCAAGGTAACGAACAAAGTATTGCGCGTAAACGCCTTCGAACGTGTCCTTAATTGCATAGCCATTGTTGGTATATTCGCCAAAACGTAAGTGGCCGCCCATTTTTAGTTCGCCGGTACTCTTCATCCAAGCGGGAGCAGACCATGGTGAAGCCATAATCTTAACGGCTGGGTTAATCGCCAGAATTTCCTGAACAACCGGAATCAGATATTTAAGATCTTTGGTTGCATCAGGCGCTCCGGGTTCACCTTCACCAACAGAAAACTTAGATAAGGATGCATCATGCTCGCCAAATGGCACATCATCATAAGTGTAATAAGGTTGACTGGCTGGTTCGCAGGATCCTAATGGAATACGGATGGTCGAGAAATGACCTTCTTCTGGGTCAAACATTTCATGTAGCAAGGCACTGCGTTGTTCCTTGCTCTGCTTCCAGATAAGTGATGCTGCTGCATCGGTGATGGCGGCACCTGCGCCGATCCATTCCTGATGCCGGTCAGCAGGATCAATCACGATCTTGGCTGCATCGCCGGGTGTCGTTTCTGGTTTTGGAGTTGCCAGATGGTCACGCTTTTGTGCCAGATCGCCAGCCGTTACCGTCCAAAATTC harbors:
- a CDS encoding glycoside hydrolase family 30 protein, whose product is MTTTEKGLYPTEFWTVTAGDLAQKRDHLATPKPETTPGDAAKIVIDPADRHQEWIGAGAAITDAAASLIWKQSKEQRSALLHEMFDPEEGHFSTIRIPLGSCEPASQPYYTYDDVPFGEHDASLSKFSVGEGEPGAPDATKDLKYLIPVVQEILAINPAVKIMASPWSAPAWMKSTGELKMGGHLRFGEYTNNGYAIKDTFEGVYAQYFVRYLEEYRKYGIPIYAITIQNEPSNAAAWPAMIWKIPELAHFGYKFLRPALDKTFPDTKIYFWDGSLNVLDVIDKPLSELVTPDEAAAFDGFAFHTYDGPYTNLFKGSRLNPNWKLAMTERRCMIEETPEDASHIMFGLIGNWLVRQGLNMIDLWNIALDERGLPNQVGSTGRRGVVTIDHTTGKVQRNLEYYMLRNFNQDVVPGSIVIGSTNYTQDGYTGGLGSVAFLAPDGAIAAHLYNPSGKPLDAAVTINNDGPVTWQHVTVPAWGTVTLHKAFGPVNESAPRQDEDFKLNPYPANLMDDWAPGKGVNANKK